The Ptiloglossa arizonensis isolate GNS036 chromosome 13, iyPtiAriz1_principal, whole genome shotgun sequence genome window below encodes:
- the Haspin gene encoding haspin isoform X2, which produces MNCKLPIRTYGKKKCKEVIIPVQKLHISTTNNIYNNDCNSINGELSVTEKKDNSNNSVFYDPFDTTFDRLIKNTRSPTRPLKICNVRATYSSINNSFDSSINTSKTVDYKCSLYDHIKLSNVNTKSVSKQKVLNKKAKIQIEKNTVKRNRQISQNVGKSKVKKNNLYEKYKLLKVRNKNSEISTSEVEDHSNRFKNNAIPYKKSNKNCVFRNNEKSSDALSSIESLKVMSCSVVLDKLNVLKWKNKMNDDENKLSKETQKSVLEFHESLEHPEIVKSNINNIKHSNINMKPIVKVEQLELTSVMKSLPLNKKYENVISSTPIGKPLKLPTHLISLSPIPIKYSKKLNEPITCTDNISISANNTNNLVSLEFQQINVDLCGKSGALEKHIIKKQTDLPSSYRSNTSKCSNYNLSQSEKLDKREHLTQVTPEELLESGKSTTETKRNNILDVSSELMHEHAVTNKLKRNHLNFSIDADRSLSLFDNTNKSIQTSLYNVNTAINIVQVSSSNLMLDKVNKESNNEPYSTFIKLSKKSTSNIDNDEVGGKLDKVKEELSKILIPDKLTISHASLSDTSIIKETESLLHKSSTLSTNKSLISNEDKCCNAIQPCVVLKQLLDPIRITRRRKQYRKWELDLADISENSNNNIQFNENKIYPKRISENKKPKLSKKTLQSSKNIVETFTSDASGKIEKPIYLKPGKSWARSLSILNNIRRESNLDRLSIGKGKKWKDIVMDVLNMQNQGVIQSCIRKTENDKELQVSNEAINKTELELANNKGRTYDSTSLGRLTRRISVRVVPINKTITIIEDAPFLEVYGIVPVKSQTFTLINNSQKSSICNIQNNDTYCSEKHIVSTAKEVILERCSQKDYIPFSIYFSDLYLESCRKIGEGVYGEVFLYEYKNKKTVIKIIPIEGNEYVNGEPQKKFHEILSEIVIAMELHNLRFNTKYNTDGFVELKNIKCLKGKYPRKLVELWNIYDEEKRSENDCPSMFNDDQLFIVLELSHGGQDLEAFTFHTAEVAHILFMQAALALAVAEKAIEFEHRDLHWGNVLISPTTESHVHYKLGQKEIELISKGVKVSIIDFTLSRISYQECSVFNDLASDPSLFTAQGEYQFEIYRLMRDKIKNNWQKFEPYTNILWLHYTLDKMITAVRYRRRNLKTHKNGIVRLKELKNKILTYSSAFDFVTNCDKVASLLCIESESKLVSA; this is translated from the exons ATGAATTGTAAATTACCGATTCGAACGTATgggaaaaagaaatgtaaagaaGTAATAATTCCAGTACAAAAATTACATATCTCTACTACAAACAATATCTATAATAATGATTGTAattcaataaacggagaattaagTGTTACTGAAAAGAAAGATAATAGCAATAATTCTGTATTTTATGATCCTTTTGATACAACGTTTGATAGACTTATTAAAAATACAAG ATCTCCAACACGACCACTTAAAATATGTAATGTTAGAGCAACATAtagtagtataaataatagttttGATTCTAGTATTAATACATCCAAAACAGTTGATTATAAATGTTCTCTGTATGATCATATCAAGTTATCCAATGTCAATACGAAATCTGTTTCAAAACAAAAGGTACTAAATAAaaaggcaaaaattcaaatcgaGAAAAACACGGTTAAAAGAAACAGACAAATATCTCAGAATGTTGGAAAATCTAAG gtgaaaaagaataatttgtatgaaaaatataaattgctTAAagtgagaaacaaaaattctgAGATCAGTACCTCTGAGGTTGAGGATCATTCTAATAGATTCAAGAATAATGCTATACCATACAAAAAATCTAATAAAAATTGTGTCTTTAGAAATAATGAGAAGAGTAGCGATGCACTAAGTTCCATAGAAAGCTTAAAAGTAATGTCATGTTCTGTAGTTTTAGATAagttaaatgtattaaaatggaAGAATAAGATGAATGATGATGAAAATAAGTTATCAAAAGAAACACAAAAAAGTGTATTAGAATTTCATGAATCATTGGAACATCCTGAAATTGTTAAATCAAACATTAACAATATAAAACATTCTAACATAAATATGAAACCAATTGTTAAAGTAGAACAATTAGAATTAACTTCAGTTATGAAGTCACTTCCtcttaataaaaaatatgaaaacgtCATCAGTAGTACACCTATTGGTAAACCACTAAAATTGCCAACTCATTTAATTTCTTTGTCACCAATTCCtattaaatattctaaaaaattaaatgaaCCTATAACATGTACAGACAATATTTCAATTAGtgcaaataatacaaataatttagTTTCTCTAGAATTTCAACAAATAAATGTGGATTTGTGTGGAAAATCTGGTGCATTAGAGAAACATATAATTAAGAAACAGACTGACTTACCATCTTCTTATAGATCCAATACATCTAAATGTAGTAACTATAATTTAAGTCAATCAGAGAAATTAGACAAAAGAGAACATTTGACACAAGTAACACCTGAAGAACTTCTTGAGtcagggaaaagtacaacagaaacgaaaagaaataatatattaGATGTATCTTCTGAACTAATGCACGAACATGcagtaacgaataaattaaagagaAATCATCTAAATTTTTCTATTGACGCTGACAGATCGCTTTCCTTATTTGATAATACTAATAAAAGTATTCAAACTTCATTGTATAATGTTAATACAGCAATTAATATAGTGCAAGTATCTAGTAGTAATTTAATGTTAgataaagtaaataaagaaTCAAACAATGAACCATATTctacttttattaaattaagtAAGAAATCAACTTCAAATATAGATAATGATGAAGTTGGAGGAAAGTTAGATAAAGTGAAAGAAGAATTGTCCAAAATATTAATACCTGATAAATTAACGATCTCACATGCTTCATTGAGTGATACAAGTATAATTAAAGAAACTGAAAGTCTACTTCATAAAAGTAGTACATTAAGTACAAATAAATCTTTGATAAGTAATGAAGATAAGTGTTGTAATGCAATACAACCTTGTGTAGTTTTAAAACAGTTACTAGATCCTATCAGAAttacaagaagaagaaaacaataCCGTAAATGGGAGTTAGATTTAGCTGATATTTCagaaaatagtaataataatatacaatttaatgaaaataagatATATCCAAAAAGAataagtgaaaataaaaaaccCAAGTTATCTAAAAAAACATTGCAATCTTCAAAAAACATAGTAGAAACGTTTACAAGTGACGCAtcaggaaaaatagaaaaaccaatATATCTAAAGCCAGGCAAATCATGGGCAAGGTCTTTGTCAATTCTAAACAATATACGACGTGAATCTAATTTGGATAGATTATCCATTGGCAAAGGTAAAAAATGGAAGGATATTGTTATGGATGTTTTAAATATGCAAAATCAAG GTGTTATACAAAGTTGTATAAGAAAAACTGAAAATGACAAAGAACTACAAGTGAGTAATGAAGCAATTAATAAAACTGAACTTGAGTTGGCTAATAATAAAGGTAGAACCTATGATTCTACCAGCCTTGGACGTCTTACAAGAAGAATATCAGTTCGTGTTGTTCCAATTAATAAAACTATCACGATTATAGAAGATGCTCCATTTCTTGAAGTTTATGGTATTGTTCCTGTAAAGAGTCAGACATTTACATTAATAAATA ATTCACAAAAATCTTCCATAtgcaatattcaaaataatgaTACATATTGTTCAGAGAAACATATAGTTTCAACAGCAAAAGAAGTAATCTTGGAAAGATGTTCACAAAAAGATTATATAccattttctatatatttttcagATTT GTATTTGGAAAGTTGTCGAAAAATTGGAGAAGGCGTGTATGGTGAAGTTTTTCTttatgaatataaaaataaaaaaactgttataaaaattattcccaTAGAAGGCAATGAATACGTTAATGGAGAACCACAAAAGAAGTTTCATGAGATATTATCAGAAATCGTTATTGCAAT ggAGTTACATAATCTAAgatttaatacaaaatataacaCTGATGGATTTGTGgaactaaaaaatattaaatgtctTAAGGGAAAGTATCCAAGAAAGCTTGTAGAACTTTGGAATATTTATGATGAAGAAAAACGTTCAGAAAACGATTGTCCATCAATGTTCAACGATGATCAGCTATTTATTGTTCTGGAACTCAGCCATGGTGGTCAAGATTTAGAAGCATTCACATTTCATACAGCAGAAGTAGCtcatattttatttatgcag GCTGCATTAGCATTGGCAGTTGCAGAGAAAGCTATTGAATTTGAACACAGAGACTTACATTGGGGCAATGTATTAATATCTCCAACAACGGAGTCTCATGTACATTATAAACTAGGACAAAAGGAAATTGAATTAATTAGTAAGGGTGTAAAG GTATCTATTATAGATTTTACGCTTTCAAGAATAAGCTATCAAGAATGTAGTGTATTTAATGATCTTGCATCAGATCCTAGTCTGTTTACTGCCCAAGGTGAATATCAATTTGAAATATATCGTTTGATGAGAGATAAAATCAA aAATAATTGGCAAAAATTTGAGCCATACACAAATATTTTATGGCTACATTATACTTTAGATAAAATGATTACAGCAGTTAGGTATAGaagaagaaatttgaaaactcATAAAAATGGTATAGTAAGActtaaagaattgaaaaataaaattttgacgTATAGTAGTGCTTTTGATTTTGTAACAAACTGTGATAAAGTTGCCAGCTTACTTTGCATTGAGTCAGAATCTAAACTTGTATCTGCTTGA
- the Haspin gene encoding haspin isoform X3, which translates to MNCKLPIRTYGKKKCKEVIIPVQKLHISTTNNIYNNDCNSINGELSVTEKKDNSNNSVFYDPFDTTFDRLIKNTRSPTRPLKICNVRATYSSINNSFDSSINTSKTVDYKCSLYDHIKLSNVNTKSVSKQKVLNKKAKIQIEKNTVKRNRQISQNVGKSKQVKKNNLYEKYKLLKVRNKNSEISTSEVEDHSNRFKNNAIPYKKSNKNCVFRNNEKSSDALSSIESLKVMSCSVVLDKLNVLKWKNKMNDDENKLSKETQKSVLEFHESLEHPEIVKSNINNIKHSNINMKPIVKVEQLELTSVMKSLPLNKKYENVISSTPIGKPLKLPTHLISLSPIPIKYSKKLNEPITCTDNISISANNTNNLVSLEFQQINVDLCGKSGALEKHIIKKQTDLPSSYRSNTSKCSNYNLSQSEKLDKREHLTQVTPEELLESGKSTTETKRNNILDVSSELMHEHAVTNKLKRNHLNFSIDADRSLSLFDNTNKSIQTSLYNVNTAINIVQVSSSNLMLDKVNKESNNEPYSTFIKLSKKSTSNIDNDEVGGKLDKVKEELSKILIPDKLTISHASLSDTSIIKETESLLHKSSTLSTNKSLISNEDKCCNAIQPCVVLKQLLDPIRITRRRKQYRKWELDLADISENSNNNIQFNENKIYPKRISENKKPKLSKKTLQSSKNIVETFTSDASGKIEKPIYLKPGKSWARSLSILNNIRRESNLDRLSIGKGKKWKDIVMDVLNMQNQGVIQSCIRKTENDKELQVSNEAINKTELELANNKGRTYDSTSLGRLTRRISVRVVPINKTITIIEDAPFLEVYGIVPVKSQTFTLINNSQKSSICNIQNNDTYCSEKHIVSTAKEVILERCSQKDYIPFSIYFSDLYLESCRKIGEGVYGEVFLYEYKNKKTVIKIIPIEGNEYVNGEPQKKFHEILSEIVIAMELHNLRFNTKYNTDGFVELKNIKCLKGKYPRKLVELWNIYDEEKRSENDCPSMFNDDQLFIVLELSHGGQDLEAFTFHTAEAALALAVAEKAIEFEHRDLHWGNVLISPTTESHVHYKLGQKEIELISKGVKVSIIDFTLSRISYQECSVFNDLASDPSLFTAQGEYQFEIYRLMRDKIKNNWQKFEPYTNILWLHYTLDKMITAVRYRRRNLKTHKNGIVRLKELKNKILTYSSAFDFVTNCDKVASLLCIESESKLVSA; encoded by the exons ATGAATTGTAAATTACCGATTCGAACGTATgggaaaaagaaatgtaaagaaGTAATAATTCCAGTACAAAAATTACATATCTCTACTACAAACAATATCTATAATAATGATTGTAattcaataaacggagaattaagTGTTACTGAAAAGAAAGATAATAGCAATAATTCTGTATTTTATGATCCTTTTGATACAACGTTTGATAGACTTATTAAAAATACAAG ATCTCCAACACGACCACTTAAAATATGTAATGTTAGAGCAACATAtagtagtataaataatagttttGATTCTAGTATTAATACATCCAAAACAGTTGATTATAAATGTTCTCTGTATGATCATATCAAGTTATCCAATGTCAATACGAAATCTGTTTCAAAACAAAAGGTACTAAATAAaaaggcaaaaattcaaatcgaGAAAAACACGGTTAAAAGAAACAGACAAATATCTCAGAATGTTGGAAAATCTAAG caggtgaaaaagaataatttgtatgaaaaatataaattgctTAAagtgagaaacaaaaattctgAGATCAGTACCTCTGAGGTTGAGGATCATTCTAATAGATTCAAGAATAATGCTATACCATACAAAAAATCTAATAAAAATTGTGTCTTTAGAAATAATGAGAAGAGTAGCGATGCACTAAGTTCCATAGAAAGCTTAAAAGTAATGTCATGTTCTGTAGTTTTAGATAagttaaatgtattaaaatggaAGAATAAGATGAATGATGATGAAAATAAGTTATCAAAAGAAACACAAAAAAGTGTATTAGAATTTCATGAATCATTGGAACATCCTGAAATTGTTAAATCAAACATTAACAATATAAAACATTCTAACATAAATATGAAACCAATTGTTAAAGTAGAACAATTAGAATTAACTTCAGTTATGAAGTCACTTCCtcttaataaaaaatatgaaaacgtCATCAGTAGTACACCTATTGGTAAACCACTAAAATTGCCAACTCATTTAATTTCTTTGTCACCAATTCCtattaaatattctaaaaaattaaatgaaCCTATAACATGTACAGACAATATTTCAATTAGtgcaaataatacaaataatttagTTTCTCTAGAATTTCAACAAATAAATGTGGATTTGTGTGGAAAATCTGGTGCATTAGAGAAACATATAATTAAGAAACAGACTGACTTACCATCTTCTTATAGATCCAATACATCTAAATGTAGTAACTATAATTTAAGTCAATCAGAGAAATTAGACAAAAGAGAACATTTGACACAAGTAACACCTGAAGAACTTCTTGAGtcagggaaaagtacaacagaaacgaaaagaaataatatattaGATGTATCTTCTGAACTAATGCACGAACATGcagtaacgaataaattaaagagaAATCATCTAAATTTTTCTATTGACGCTGACAGATCGCTTTCCTTATTTGATAATACTAATAAAAGTATTCAAACTTCATTGTATAATGTTAATACAGCAATTAATATAGTGCAAGTATCTAGTAGTAATTTAATGTTAgataaagtaaataaagaaTCAAACAATGAACCATATTctacttttattaaattaagtAAGAAATCAACTTCAAATATAGATAATGATGAAGTTGGAGGAAAGTTAGATAAAGTGAAAGAAGAATTGTCCAAAATATTAATACCTGATAAATTAACGATCTCACATGCTTCATTGAGTGATACAAGTATAATTAAAGAAACTGAAAGTCTACTTCATAAAAGTAGTACATTAAGTACAAATAAATCTTTGATAAGTAATGAAGATAAGTGTTGTAATGCAATACAACCTTGTGTAGTTTTAAAACAGTTACTAGATCCTATCAGAAttacaagaagaagaaaacaataCCGTAAATGGGAGTTAGATTTAGCTGATATTTCagaaaatagtaataataatatacaatttaatgaaaataagatATATCCAAAAAGAataagtgaaaataaaaaaccCAAGTTATCTAAAAAAACATTGCAATCTTCAAAAAACATAGTAGAAACGTTTACAAGTGACGCAtcaggaaaaatagaaaaaccaatATATCTAAAGCCAGGCAAATCATGGGCAAGGTCTTTGTCAATTCTAAACAATATACGACGTGAATCTAATTTGGATAGATTATCCATTGGCAAAGGTAAAAAATGGAAGGATATTGTTATGGATGTTTTAAATATGCAAAATCAAG GTGTTATACAAAGTTGTATAAGAAAAACTGAAAATGACAAAGAACTACAAGTGAGTAATGAAGCAATTAATAAAACTGAACTTGAGTTGGCTAATAATAAAGGTAGAACCTATGATTCTACCAGCCTTGGACGTCTTACAAGAAGAATATCAGTTCGTGTTGTTCCAATTAATAAAACTATCACGATTATAGAAGATGCTCCATTTCTTGAAGTTTATGGTATTGTTCCTGTAAAGAGTCAGACATTTACATTAATAAATA ATTCACAAAAATCTTCCATAtgcaatattcaaaataatgaTACATATTGTTCAGAGAAACATATAGTTTCAACAGCAAAAGAAGTAATCTTGGAAAGATGTTCACAAAAAGATTATATAccattttctatatatttttcagATTT GTATTTGGAAAGTTGTCGAAAAATTGGAGAAGGCGTGTATGGTGAAGTTTTTCTttatgaatataaaaataaaaaaactgttataaaaattattcccaTAGAAGGCAATGAATACGTTAATGGAGAACCACAAAAGAAGTTTCATGAGATATTATCAGAAATCGTTATTGCAAT ggAGTTACATAATCTAAgatttaatacaaaatataacaCTGATGGATTTGTGgaactaaaaaatattaaatgtctTAAGGGAAAGTATCCAAGAAAGCTTGTAGAACTTTGGAATATTTATGATGAAGAAAAACGTTCAGAAAACGATTGTCCATCAATGTTCAACGATGATCAGCTATTTATTGTTCTGGAACTCAGCCATGGTGGTCAAGATTTAGAAGCATTCACATTTCATACAGCAGAA GCTGCATTAGCATTGGCAGTTGCAGAGAAAGCTATTGAATTTGAACACAGAGACTTACATTGGGGCAATGTATTAATATCTCCAACAACGGAGTCTCATGTACATTATAAACTAGGACAAAAGGAAATTGAATTAATTAGTAAGGGTGTAAAG GTATCTATTATAGATTTTACGCTTTCAAGAATAAGCTATCAAGAATGTAGTGTATTTAATGATCTTGCATCAGATCCTAGTCTGTTTACTGCCCAAGGTGAATATCAATTTGAAATATATCGTTTGATGAGAGATAAAATCAA aAATAATTGGCAAAAATTTGAGCCATACACAAATATTTTATGGCTACATTATACTTTAGATAAAATGATTACAGCAGTTAGGTATAGaagaagaaatttgaaaactcATAAAAATGGTATAGTAAGActtaaagaattgaaaaataaaattttgacgTATAGTAGTGCTTTTGATTTTGTAACAAACTGTGATAAAGTTGCCAGCTTACTTTGCATTGAGTCAGAATCTAAACTTGTATCTGCTTGA
- the Haspin gene encoding haspin isoform X1 — translation MNCKLPIRTYGKKKCKEVIIPVQKLHISTTNNIYNNDCNSINGELSVTEKKDNSNNSVFYDPFDTTFDRLIKNTRSPTRPLKICNVRATYSSINNSFDSSINTSKTVDYKCSLYDHIKLSNVNTKSVSKQKVLNKKAKIQIEKNTVKRNRQISQNVGKSKQVKKNNLYEKYKLLKVRNKNSEISTSEVEDHSNRFKNNAIPYKKSNKNCVFRNNEKSSDALSSIESLKVMSCSVVLDKLNVLKWKNKMNDDENKLSKETQKSVLEFHESLEHPEIVKSNINNIKHSNINMKPIVKVEQLELTSVMKSLPLNKKYENVISSTPIGKPLKLPTHLISLSPIPIKYSKKLNEPITCTDNISISANNTNNLVSLEFQQINVDLCGKSGALEKHIIKKQTDLPSSYRSNTSKCSNYNLSQSEKLDKREHLTQVTPEELLESGKSTTETKRNNILDVSSELMHEHAVTNKLKRNHLNFSIDADRSLSLFDNTNKSIQTSLYNVNTAINIVQVSSSNLMLDKVNKESNNEPYSTFIKLSKKSTSNIDNDEVGGKLDKVKEELSKILIPDKLTISHASLSDTSIIKETESLLHKSSTLSTNKSLISNEDKCCNAIQPCVVLKQLLDPIRITRRRKQYRKWELDLADISENSNNNIQFNENKIYPKRISENKKPKLSKKTLQSSKNIVETFTSDASGKIEKPIYLKPGKSWARSLSILNNIRRESNLDRLSIGKGKKWKDIVMDVLNMQNQGVIQSCIRKTENDKELQVSNEAINKTELELANNKGRTYDSTSLGRLTRRISVRVVPINKTITIIEDAPFLEVYGIVPVKSQTFTLINNSQKSSICNIQNNDTYCSEKHIVSTAKEVILERCSQKDYIPFSIYFSDLYLESCRKIGEGVYGEVFLYEYKNKKTVIKIIPIEGNEYVNGEPQKKFHEILSEIVIAMELHNLRFNTKYNTDGFVELKNIKCLKGKYPRKLVELWNIYDEEKRSENDCPSMFNDDQLFIVLELSHGGQDLEAFTFHTAEVAHILFMQAALALAVAEKAIEFEHRDLHWGNVLISPTTESHVHYKLGQKEIELISKGVKVSIIDFTLSRISYQECSVFNDLASDPSLFTAQGEYQFEIYRLMRDKIKNNWQKFEPYTNILWLHYTLDKMITAVRYRRRNLKTHKNGIVRLKELKNKILTYSSAFDFVTNCDKVASLLCIESESKLVSA, via the exons ATGAATTGTAAATTACCGATTCGAACGTATgggaaaaagaaatgtaaagaaGTAATAATTCCAGTACAAAAATTACATATCTCTACTACAAACAATATCTATAATAATGATTGTAattcaataaacggagaattaagTGTTACTGAAAAGAAAGATAATAGCAATAATTCTGTATTTTATGATCCTTTTGATACAACGTTTGATAGACTTATTAAAAATACAAG ATCTCCAACACGACCACTTAAAATATGTAATGTTAGAGCAACATAtagtagtataaataatagttttGATTCTAGTATTAATACATCCAAAACAGTTGATTATAAATGTTCTCTGTATGATCATATCAAGTTATCCAATGTCAATACGAAATCTGTTTCAAAACAAAAGGTACTAAATAAaaaggcaaaaattcaaatcgaGAAAAACACGGTTAAAAGAAACAGACAAATATCTCAGAATGTTGGAAAATCTAAG caggtgaaaaagaataatttgtatgaaaaatataaattgctTAAagtgagaaacaaaaattctgAGATCAGTACCTCTGAGGTTGAGGATCATTCTAATAGATTCAAGAATAATGCTATACCATACAAAAAATCTAATAAAAATTGTGTCTTTAGAAATAATGAGAAGAGTAGCGATGCACTAAGTTCCATAGAAAGCTTAAAAGTAATGTCATGTTCTGTAGTTTTAGATAagttaaatgtattaaaatggaAGAATAAGATGAATGATGATGAAAATAAGTTATCAAAAGAAACACAAAAAAGTGTATTAGAATTTCATGAATCATTGGAACATCCTGAAATTGTTAAATCAAACATTAACAATATAAAACATTCTAACATAAATATGAAACCAATTGTTAAAGTAGAACAATTAGAATTAACTTCAGTTATGAAGTCACTTCCtcttaataaaaaatatgaaaacgtCATCAGTAGTACACCTATTGGTAAACCACTAAAATTGCCAACTCATTTAATTTCTTTGTCACCAATTCCtattaaatattctaaaaaattaaatgaaCCTATAACATGTACAGACAATATTTCAATTAGtgcaaataatacaaataatttagTTTCTCTAGAATTTCAACAAATAAATGTGGATTTGTGTGGAAAATCTGGTGCATTAGAGAAACATATAATTAAGAAACAGACTGACTTACCATCTTCTTATAGATCCAATACATCTAAATGTAGTAACTATAATTTAAGTCAATCAGAGAAATTAGACAAAAGAGAACATTTGACACAAGTAACACCTGAAGAACTTCTTGAGtcagggaaaagtacaacagaaacgaaaagaaataatatattaGATGTATCTTCTGAACTAATGCACGAACATGcagtaacgaataaattaaagagaAATCATCTAAATTTTTCTATTGACGCTGACAGATCGCTTTCCTTATTTGATAATACTAATAAAAGTATTCAAACTTCATTGTATAATGTTAATACAGCAATTAATATAGTGCAAGTATCTAGTAGTAATTTAATGTTAgataaagtaaataaagaaTCAAACAATGAACCATATTctacttttattaaattaagtAAGAAATCAACTTCAAATATAGATAATGATGAAGTTGGAGGAAAGTTAGATAAAGTGAAAGAAGAATTGTCCAAAATATTAATACCTGATAAATTAACGATCTCACATGCTTCATTGAGTGATACAAGTATAATTAAAGAAACTGAAAGTCTACTTCATAAAAGTAGTACATTAAGTACAAATAAATCTTTGATAAGTAATGAAGATAAGTGTTGTAATGCAATACAACCTTGTGTAGTTTTAAAACAGTTACTAGATCCTATCAGAAttacaagaagaagaaaacaataCCGTAAATGGGAGTTAGATTTAGCTGATATTTCagaaaatagtaataataatatacaatttaatgaaaataagatATATCCAAAAAGAataagtgaaaataaaaaaccCAAGTTATCTAAAAAAACATTGCAATCTTCAAAAAACATAGTAGAAACGTTTACAAGTGACGCAtcaggaaaaatagaaaaaccaatATATCTAAAGCCAGGCAAATCATGGGCAAGGTCTTTGTCAATTCTAAACAATATACGACGTGAATCTAATTTGGATAGATTATCCATTGGCAAAGGTAAAAAATGGAAGGATATTGTTATGGATGTTTTAAATATGCAAAATCAAG GTGTTATACAAAGTTGTATAAGAAAAACTGAAAATGACAAAGAACTACAAGTGAGTAATGAAGCAATTAATAAAACTGAACTTGAGTTGGCTAATAATAAAGGTAGAACCTATGATTCTACCAGCCTTGGACGTCTTACAAGAAGAATATCAGTTCGTGTTGTTCCAATTAATAAAACTATCACGATTATAGAAGATGCTCCATTTCTTGAAGTTTATGGTATTGTTCCTGTAAAGAGTCAGACATTTACATTAATAAATA ATTCACAAAAATCTTCCATAtgcaatattcaaaataatgaTACATATTGTTCAGAGAAACATATAGTTTCAACAGCAAAAGAAGTAATCTTGGAAAGATGTTCACAAAAAGATTATATAccattttctatatatttttcagATTT GTATTTGGAAAGTTGTCGAAAAATTGGAGAAGGCGTGTATGGTGAAGTTTTTCTttatgaatataaaaataaaaaaactgttataaaaattattcccaTAGAAGGCAATGAATACGTTAATGGAGAACCACAAAAGAAGTTTCATGAGATATTATCAGAAATCGTTATTGCAAT ggAGTTACATAATCTAAgatttaatacaaaatataacaCTGATGGATTTGTGgaactaaaaaatattaaatgtctTAAGGGAAAGTATCCAAGAAAGCTTGTAGAACTTTGGAATATTTATGATGAAGAAAAACGTTCAGAAAACGATTGTCCATCAATGTTCAACGATGATCAGCTATTTATTGTTCTGGAACTCAGCCATGGTGGTCAAGATTTAGAAGCATTCACATTTCATACAGCAGAAGTAGCtcatattttatttatgcag GCTGCATTAGCATTGGCAGTTGCAGAGAAAGCTATTGAATTTGAACACAGAGACTTACATTGGGGCAATGTATTAATATCTCCAACAACGGAGTCTCATGTACATTATAAACTAGGACAAAAGGAAATTGAATTAATTAGTAAGGGTGTAAAG GTATCTATTATAGATTTTACGCTTTCAAGAATAAGCTATCAAGAATGTAGTGTATTTAATGATCTTGCATCAGATCCTAGTCTGTTTACTGCCCAAGGTGAATATCAATTTGAAATATATCGTTTGATGAGAGATAAAATCAA aAATAATTGGCAAAAATTTGAGCCATACACAAATATTTTATGGCTACATTATACTTTAGATAAAATGATTACAGCAGTTAGGTATAGaagaagaaatttgaaaactcATAAAAATGGTATAGTAAGActtaaagaattgaaaaataaaattttgacgTATAGTAGTGCTTTTGATTTTGTAACAAACTGTGATAAAGTTGCCAGCTTACTTTGCATTGAGTCAGAATCTAAACTTGTATCTGCTTGA